A portion of the Halopelagius inordinatus genome contains these proteins:
- a CDS encoding elongation factor EF-2, translating into MGRRKKIVQECEKLMDKPEQIRNIAIAAHVDHGKTTLTDNLLAGAGMIADEGEATRLMMDTEEDEQERGITIDAANVSMTHEYQEKNHLINLIDTPGHVDFGGDVTRAMRAVDGALVVVDAVEGAMPQTETVVRQALREGVKPALFINKVDRLISELQEGPEEMQQRLTDVIGDVNELIRGMTQDMDNVEDWTVSVEDGTVAFGSALYKWGVSLPSMQETGMSFGDIIELERADKRMELHEKTPLSNVVLDMVAEHFPNPLEAQPHRIPRVWRGDADSDLAHQMRDVDDDGDVVFMVTDISMDPHAGEIATGRLFSGTIQKGQELYVSGTAGKNRVQSVGIFMGGEREELDRGVPAGNIAAVTGLRDAIAGSTVSSLEMTPFESIEHISEPVITKSVEAKNMDDLPKLIQTLQQVAKEDPTIRVEINEDTGEHLISGQGELHLEVITQRIQKNQGIPVVTGEPIVVYREKPQSQSREVEGVSPNRHNKFYITVEPLSEDIVEQIKRGEISMDMPELERREALQEAGMDKDSSQDVEHIHGTNILIDDTKGIQHLNETMELVIEGLEEALDDGPLAAEPVQGSLLRLHDAKLHEDTIHRGPAQVIPAVRNAVHHALIDADIKLLEPIQNVRIDVPSEHMGSASGEIQGRRGRVDDMFQEGDLMVIEGIAPVEEMIGFSSDIRSATEGRASWNTENAGFRVLADNLQREKIMEIRERKGMKLELSQAVDYI; encoded by the coding sequence ATGGGCCGACGAAAGAAGATTGTACAAGAGTGTGAGAAACTGATGGACAAGCCGGAGCAGATCCGGAACATCGCCATCGCAGCTCACGTCGACCACGGAAAGACGACGCTGACAGACAACCTCCTTGCGGGCGCCGGGATGATCGCCGACGAGGGCGAGGCCACCCGCCTGATGATGGACACCGAGGAGGACGAACAGGAACGTGGCATCACCATCGACGCGGCGAACGTGTCGATGACCCACGAGTACCAAGAGAAGAACCACCTCATCAACCTCATCGACACGCCGGGCCACGTCGACTTCGGTGGCGACGTGACGCGTGCGATGCGCGCCGTCGACGGTGCGTTGGTCGTCGTCGACGCCGTCGAAGGCGCGATGCCGCAGACCGAGACGGTCGTTCGTCAGGCCCTCCGCGAGGGCGTCAAGCCCGCGCTCTTCATCAACAAGGTCGACCGCCTCATCTCGGAACTCCAAGAGGGTCCCGAGGAGATGCAGCAGCGTCTCACCGACGTCATCGGCGACGTCAACGAACTCATCCGCGGGATGACCCAAGACATGGACAACGTCGAAGACTGGACCGTCTCCGTCGAAGACGGTACCGTCGCCTTCGGCTCGGCCCTCTACAAGTGGGGCGTCTCGCTCCCGTCGATGCAGGAGACGGGCATGTCGTTCGGCGACATCATCGAACTCGAACGCGCCGACAAGCGGATGGAACTCCACGAGAAGACGCCGCTCTCGAACGTCGTCCTCGACATGGTCGCGGAGCACTTCCCGAACCCGCTCGAGGCCCAGCCTCACCGCATCCCGCGCGTCTGGCGCGGTGACGCCGACTCCGACCTCGCACACCAGATGCGCGACGTCGACGACGACGGCGACGTCGTCTTCATGGTGACCGACATCTCGATGGACCCCCACGCGGGCGAAATCGCCACCGGTCGCCTCTTCTCGGGGACCATCCAGAAGGGCCAAGAGCTCTACGTCTCCGGGACGGCGGGCAAGAACCGCGTCCAGTCCGTCGGTATCTTCATGGGCGGCGAACGGGAGGAACTCGACCGCGGCGTTCCGGCGGGGAACATCGCGGCCGTCACCGGTCTCCGCGACGCCATCGCGGGTTCGACCGTCTCCTCTCTGGAGATGACGCCGTTCGAGTCCATCGAGCACATCTCCGAGCCGGTCATCACGAAGTCCGTCGAGGCAAAGAACATGGACGACCTGCCGAAACTCATCCAGACGCTCCAGCAGGTCGCAAAGGAGGACCCGACCATCCGCGTCGAGATTAACGAGGACACCGGCGAGCACCTCATCAGCGGACAGGGCGAACTCCACCTGGAAGTCATCACCCAGCGCATCCAGAAGAACCAGGGTATCCCGGTCGTCACCGGCGAACCCATCGTCGTCTACCGCGAGAAGCCCCAGAGCCAGTCGCGCGAAGTCGAGGGCGTCTCGCCGAACCGCCACAACAAGTTCTACATCACGGTCGAGCCTCTCTCCGAGGACATCGTCGAACAGATAAAGCGCGGCGAAATCTCGATGGACATGCCCGAACTGGAGCGCCGCGAAGCGCTGCAGGAAGCCGGCATGGACAAAGACTCCTCGCAGGACGTCGAACACATCCACGGGACGAACATCCTCATCGACGACACGAAGGGTATCCAGCACCTCAACGAGACGATGGAACTCGTCATCGAGGGCCTCGAAGAGGCGCTCGACGACGGTCCGCTCGCGGCCGAACCCGTTCAGGGGTCGCTCCTCCGGCTTCACGACGCGAAGCTCCACGAGGACACCATCCACCGCGGTCCGGCGCAGGTCATCCCCGCGGTCCGTAACGCGGTCCACCACGCGCTCATCGACGCGGACATCAAGCTCCTCGAACCCATCCAGAACGTCCGCATCGACGTTCCCTCCGAGCACATGGGCTCTGCCTCCGGCGAGATTCAGGGTCGCCGCGGGCGCGTCGACGACATGTTCCAAGAGGGCGACCTGATGGTCATCGAGGGCATCGCGCCCGTCGAAGAGATGAT